One segment of Candidatus Melainabacteria bacterium DNA contains the following:
- a CDS encoding PaaI family thioesterase — translation MTIQTQVRRKSLKVLDPNFEQKVRDSFAHQGVMQVHGGKLVHVGLGEVEVHVPFSKGLAQQHGFFHGGMVAMVADTASGFATYTVLHPEEECLSAEFKINFLYPANGEKLIGRGGIIKVGRSLVIAEATVSVVRDGEEIDCAFMVHTLARTRHVKSGEVNHPDKK, via the coding sequence ATGACTATTCAAACGCAAGTGCGCCGCAAAAGCCTGAAGGTGCTCGACCCGAATTTCGAGCAGAAGGTAAGGGACAGTTTTGCACATCAAGGCGTAATGCAAGTTCATGGTGGCAAACTGGTGCATGTCGGTTTGGGAGAAGTGGAAGTGCATGTGCCATTCTCGAAAGGTCTTGCACAACAGCATGGATTCTTTCATGGTGGCATGGTTGCTATGGTCGCCGATACAGCATCTGGTTTTGCTACCTATACCGTTTTACATCCTGAAGAAGAATGTTTGTCTGCTGAATTTAAAATCAATTTTTTGTATCCCGCTAATGGAGAAAAGTTGATCGGGCGTGGCGGCATTATCAAAGTGGGCAGGAGCCTTGTCATCGCCGAAGCCACTGTCTCTGTGGTTCGTGATGGTGAAGAAATCGATTGTGCCTTCATGGTGCACACACTGGCGCGTACCAGACACGTTAAAAGTGGCGAAGTGAATCACCCTGATAAGAAGTAG
- a CDS encoding XRE family transcriptional regulator, translating into MPNRKHTHQELYRCLGEVIALRRKRLGLSQEELSEASGVDRSFLSSVERGKRNPSFGTVASIATGLKMRYTRLISKCEQCLASKQAS; encoded by the coding sequence ATGCCAAACAGAAAACACACACATCAGGAACTATATCGTTGCTTGGGCGAAGTAATCGCCCTCAGACGCAAACGTTTGGGACTTTCCCAGGAAGAGCTGTCAGAAGCGTCCGGTGTTGACCGGTCATTTTTGAGCAGTGTGGAACGAGGAAAGCGTAACCCCAGTTTCGGCACCGTTGCCAGTATCGCTACAGGTTTAAAGATGCGATACACCAGATTGATAAGTAAATGCGAGCAGTGCCTGGCCAGCAAACAAGCTAGCTAG
- a CDS encoding PrsW family intramembrane metalloprotease, with the protein MQLILLALAPSLLWLWWFWSTGGRRQPLDALARAFVYGAIAVIPAFKLEGFGGTYMTHNFMLVNFLVIGPVEELFKFIATLIAVKTSTPVRETSNRIVVAAAAALGFAFAENIGFFVRMDPSTIILRMLATVPAHVLLSVPWAVAFGRTRRFTPGACALIVVGLMLSSFLHGAYDALTYSLGSSPFLLLILLALLSAVLLLLYRQYMTETGAPTFHIHLSDFKKPLQWDWVGFIFMLGLTVSLALALLALVDVPGRHGEYSNYTLGAGIIIGLFFTGFLAPFCAPKANVSMREAAVGLSLLGVFVGFLLGKESPVFLKWSFGLAVIGALGGWLGEMLRPSSPVDRPTNKAVEDQANES; encoded by the coding sequence ATGCAGTTAATACTTCTCGCTCTGGCTCCGAGCCTGTTGTGGCTCTGGTGGTTCTGGTCCACCGGGGGACGACGCCAACCTCTCGACGCTCTTGCACGCGCTTTCGTTTACGGTGCAATAGCAGTTATTCCTGCTTTCAAACTGGAAGGGTTTGGTGGCACCTACATGACGCACAATTTCATGCTTGTGAATTTTCTCGTGATTGGTCCAGTCGAAGAGTTATTCAAATTCATAGCGACATTGATAGCGGTGAAGACATCTACACCAGTGCGGGAAACATCAAATCGCATAGTCGTTGCAGCAGCTGCTGCTCTGGGTTTCGCATTTGCAGAGAACATCGGCTTTTTCGTCAGAATGGATCCGAGCACCATAATTTTGCGAATGCTGGCCACTGTTCCTGCTCACGTGCTGCTCTCAGTGCCATGGGCTGTAGCGTTCGGACGGACGCGCCGATTCACCCCTGGAGCCTGCGCTCTTATCGTTGTAGGTCTCATGCTGTCAAGCTTTCTTCATGGTGCATATGACGCTCTCACATACAGTCTCGGCTCATCTCCTTTTCTCTTGCTGATACTGCTGGCACTATTGAGCGCTGTGCTCTTGCTCCTCTATCGACAGTACATGACAGAAACTGGCGCCCCAACATTCCATATTCATCTATCAGATTTTAAAAAGCCGCTGCAATGGGATTGGGTAGGTTTTATTTTCATGCTCGGTCTGACGGTATCACTCGCCTTAGCACTGCTGGCATTAGTCGATGTGCCTGGTCGGCACGGTGAATATTCCAACTACACACTGGGAGCCGGCATCATCATTGGCTTGTTCTTCACCGGATTTCTAGCCCCGTTTTGCGCACCAAAAGCGAATGTTTCCATGCGAGAAGCCGCCGTTGGGTTGAGCTTGCTTGGCGTTTTCGTCGGGTTCCTCCTGGGCAAAGAAAGCCCCGTCTTTTTAAAGTGGTCATTCGGTTTAGCGGTAATTGGAGCACTCGGCGGTTGGCTCGGGGAGATGCTCCGCCCCAGCAGCCCGGTTGATAGACCGACCAATAAGGCAGTGGAAGACCAGGCAAATGAGTCCTGA
- a CDS encoding NAD-dependent epimerase/dehydratase family protein encodes MHQVSSVIPPSSTRVFVTGATGLVGAHLVEQLLLAGYGVVGLIRPTSQSSRLLELQAKFPNFQIISAELSDQNKLSEAMTGVSVVIHTAASIAPMATLEELSVVNVDGTRSVAQAAIASGVKQLIHISSLSVIMGATHIFDAREDAPYMQSKEAYANSKIKAEQLVLSPEISSQIKVTVLRPGFIYGPNERAWMPRVISMLKGRRAMLVGTGELDTNVIYVGNLCRAIMSAILCEKAFGETYNLTDGQKISKRKLFDTIADGLGLPRCTIYIPEWFAHFLVDSACILASVSPAPIKNVLCQYSRPALRLAGYNQGFNISKAERDLNYVDRIPFEEGMAKTCASWDLDRGSRVSNIKSRIIAET; translated from the coding sequence ATGCACCAGGTTTCCTCAGTGATCCCGCCATCATCAACCAGAGTTTTTGTTACCGGAGCGACCGGTTTGGTGGGCGCCCACCTGGTTGAACAGCTCCTCTTGGCAGGTTATGGCGTGGTTGGATTAATTCGTCCCACCAGTCAAAGCAGTCGCTTATTGGAGTTACAGGCCAAGTTTCCTAATTTTCAAATAATCAGCGCAGAGTTAAGCGATCAAAACAAATTGAGCGAGGCTATGACCGGTGTGTCGGTTGTCATACATACGGCAGCCTCGATTGCGCCTATGGCCACACTGGAAGAATTGAGCGTGGTGAATGTGGACGGAACTAGATCAGTGGCGCAAGCTGCCATCGCATCTGGTGTCAAACAATTGATCCATATCAGCAGTTTGTCTGTAATCATGGGTGCGACTCACATCTTCGATGCGCGTGAAGACGCGCCATACATGCAGTCGAAGGAAGCTTACGCTAATTCGAAAATCAAAGCAGAGCAGCTTGTTCTGTCACCGGAAATTTCATCACAGATCAAGGTGACGGTACTGCGACCAGGATTCATTTATGGACCGAACGAACGGGCCTGGATGCCGCGTGTAATCAGCATGCTGAAGGGTCGCCGAGCCATGCTTGTAGGCACCGGCGAACTCGATACTAACGTCATCTACGTCGGAAATTTATGCAGAGCAATTATGTCTGCGATTCTGTGCGAGAAAGCATTCGGTGAGACGTACAATCTTACAGACGGGCAGAAGATAAGCAAGCGCAAGTTGTTCGATACTATCGCTGACGGGCTTGGGCTGCCGCGGTGCACGATCTATATTCCTGAATGGTTTGCCCATTTCCTTGTTGATAGCGCCTGCATTCTGGCTTCAGTTTCACCGGCTCCAATCAAGAATGTTCTGTGTCAGTACTCTCGACCAGCATTACGCCTGGCTGGCTACAACCAAGGCTTCAATATCAGCAAAGCTGAACGCGACTTGAATTATGTTGATCGCATACCGTTTGAAGAAGGTATGGCAAAGACATGCGCCAGTTGGGATTTGGATCGCGGTTCGCGTGTTTCTAATATCAAAAGTCGTATCATCGCTGAAACCTGA
- a CDS encoding alpha/beta fold hydrolase — protein MRFRRKLGYLLATCAAAITPAFAAPVCNLDNEAAEKLNLPIYEWTDPSVPNKGTIVAIHGLTFYAAAYDDFAKHLAEKGYRVYAADMRGFGRWKEECKKFGGDDKIHFTQSTEDIVKLLTFLNNRDGEKPICLGESLGANLALTVAAEHPDLVQSAIVSAPCVKTCVHPTPRWAVDFWKGLAHPNKPLNLERYIEPYLSNNKDLTAACMADRKICRSMSPVELIKADKTNKMAIAQLESIPDTLPLLIMAGKEDQVVKASALPKMVARLKTKDKTLHVLPKHGHLMIEHQKVDTTVAQVIDTWLDKRQPPVMTLSKSL, from the coding sequence ATGCGCTTTCGCAGAAAGCTAGGCTACCTGTTGGCAACATGTGCAGCCGCCATCACTCCGGCGTTCGCGGCACCCGTCTGCAACCTCGATAATGAAGCGGCAGAGAAACTCAACTTACCAATTTATGAATGGACCGACCCGAGTGTTCCGAACAAAGGAACGATCGTGGCGATTCACGGTCTGACATTTTACGCAGCCGCTTATGATGATTTCGCCAAGCACTTAGCCGAAAAGGGCTATCGCGTCTATGCCGCCGACATGCGCGGCTTTGGACGATGGAAGGAAGAGTGCAAGAAGTTCGGCGGCGATGACAAAATTCATTTCACCCAGAGCACAGAAGACATAGTTAAGCTTCTTACCTTTCTAAACAATCGCGACGGAGAAAAACCTATTTGTCTGGGAGAGAGTCTGGGCGCAAACCTGGCTTTAACAGTCGCTGCAGAGCATCCAGACCTGGTGCAATCAGCCATAGTCAGTGCTCCCTGCGTGAAAACATGCGTACATCCAACTCCACGCTGGGCAGTTGATTTCTGGAAAGGATTAGCTCATCCAAACAAACCACTCAATTTGGAAAGATACATCGAACCATATCTTTCCAACAACAAAGATCTTACAGCCGCATGCATGGCTGATCGTAAGATATGCCGCAGCATGAGCCCCGTCGAATTAATCAAAGCCGATAAAACAAACAAAATGGCTATTGCACAGCTTGAGTCGATACCAGATACACTGCCGTTATTGATCATGGCAGGAAAAGAAGACCAAGTGGTAAAAGCGAGTGCGCTACCAAAAATGGTGGCACGTTTGAAAACCAAAGACAAAACTCTTCATGTCCTTCCAAAGCATGGGCACTTGATGATCGAGCATCAAAAAGTAGACACCACGGTAGCTCAAGTGATTGATACCTGGCTCGATAAACGCCAACCGCCCGTAATGACTTTGTCGAAAAGTCTTTAA
- a CDS encoding YihY/virulence factor BrkB family protein, with product MPSPLPTRLASTLGFRRSTVLTILREVFREFLEHEILTRCAAIAFYAMLAFVPLLAVLLAISVQLYYVSSFLPPELRWVEVQTINELKRGLSTIIPADAYEVVQLQIERMRAAHPVTVLSIGSILSLWVSSSLFMSIMDALNRIYGFRDRRSYWQRRALAMLMTLVQSVFVLGCLASIVAWPQFMSRLGLVGITSMIVSTLHMVAAFAVTLVSFALTFQIGPPSKQRMFWITPGSFFGAVIFIAISFGFRLYVQNFGAYDRVYGSLGGVMVLLLWFYLTSAVILGAAATNKVLEVAHERGPHS from the coding sequence ATGCCGTCTCCCCTGCCGACCCGCTTGGCCAGCACACTAGGGTTTCGTCGCAGCACAGTCCTAACAATCTTGCGGGAAGTATTTCGCGAGTTTCTAGAGCACGAGATACTGACACGATGCGCTGCTATCGCATTCTATGCCATGCTGGCGTTTGTACCTTTGCTGGCTGTTCTTTTAGCCATATCAGTTCAGCTATATTATGTGTCTTCATTTCTGCCACCCGAGCTGCGCTGGGTTGAAGTCCAAACCATCAATGAATTGAAACGCGGACTGAGCACAATCATTCCTGCCGACGCTTACGAGGTGGTGCAATTACAGATCGAAAGAATGCGTGCAGCACACCCTGTAACAGTTTTATCGATCGGATCGATACTTTCATTGTGGGTCTCATCATCACTGTTCATGTCCATTATGGATGCACTGAATCGGATTTATGGTTTTCGAGATCGACGTTCGTACTGGCAACGCAGAGCTCTAGCCATGCTTATGACACTGGTACAGTCTGTCTTTGTACTCGGCTGCCTTGCTTCCATCGTTGCCTGGCCTCAGTTTATGTCCAGGCTTGGTCTGGTAGGAATTACATCGATGATCGTATCAACATTGCATATGGTGGCGGCATTTGCGGTAACTCTGGTGAGTTTCGCTCTTACCTTCCAAATTGGTCCACCCTCCAAACAACGAATGTTCTGGATTACTCCCGGCAGCTTCTTCGGTGCCGTAATTTTCATCGCCATCTCATTTGGCTTTAGACTTTATGTTCAGAACTTCGGTGCTTATGACCGCGTCTACGGCTCTCTTGGCGGGGTGATGGTGCTTCTCCTGTGGTTTTATCTTACTAGCGCCGTGATTCTGGGTGCTGCAGCAACAAACAAAGTTCTTGAAGTTGCGCATGAGCGGGGACCGCATAGCTGA
- a CDS encoding DUF1501 domain-containing protein — MGISRRSFLKGSIGLCASLTMGELLTLGAQAGTRPAASKILVVVQLAGGNDGLNMVVPYADDAYYKARPTIGIKQKDVLQLDQSVGLHTGMPELADQFKRGKLAVIQAVGYPEPSRSHFRSIEIWQTAEPRKVKDTGWLGRYLDLSSPAKANASDTFFPAINVDPILPKTLSAQKVIVPSVNNVADFQFKADPKNEADRLAQIEAFNSIYKDFKLDRHYVDQLRAVGMDTTAASDYLNKVVQNYKTSSQYPNDNFGKGLKFIAQMITGGVNCRIYNITLSGFDTHTNEGRNHDQLLRKLSSGLNAFQQDLEAHNKDKEVVVMTFSEFGRRVAENGGRGTDHGTAAPMLVLGSSIKGGIIGDAPSLTSLEDGDLKYKMDFRNVYATVLDRWLGADSKQVLGDKFDQIELFQKA; from the coding sequence ATGGGAATTTCAAGACGTAGCTTTTTGAAAGGAAGCATCGGGCTGTGTGCGTCGCTTACGATGGGTGAATTGTTGACCCTCGGCGCACAGGCAGGTACTCGTCCTGCTGCGTCCAAAATCCTGGTCGTCGTTCAGTTGGCAGGCGGTAATGATGGTTTGAACATGGTCGTTCCGTACGCTGATGATGCGTACTACAAGGCACGACCAACGATTGGTATCAAACAGAAAGACGTATTGCAGCTGGATCAAAGTGTTGGCTTGCACACGGGCATGCCGGAGCTTGCAGATCAATTTAAAAGAGGCAAACTGGCAGTTATTCAGGCCGTCGGCTATCCGGAGCCAAGTCGTTCTCACTTTCGTTCTATCGAGATATGGCAGACTGCTGAACCGCGCAAGGTTAAAGATACAGGCTGGCTTGGGCGCTATCTTGACTTGAGCTCACCAGCTAAGGCGAACGCTTCTGACACTTTTTTCCCAGCTATAAATGTCGATCCTATTTTGCCGAAGACATTGTCGGCACAGAAAGTCATTGTTCCTTCAGTAAATAATGTCGCGGATTTTCAATTCAAAGCCGACCCTAAGAACGAAGCAGATCGATTGGCTCAGATAGAAGCTTTCAATAGCATCTATAAAGACTTCAAACTGGACCGTCACTATGTCGACCAGCTGCGCGCGGTTGGAATGGATACTACGGCTGCATCAGACTACTTGAATAAGGTTGTGCAGAATTACAAGACAAGTTCGCAATACCCCAATGACAATTTCGGTAAGGGCCTGAAGTTTATCGCTCAGATGATTACTGGTGGTGTGAATTGCAGAATTTATAACATCACATTGAGTGGCTTTGATACTCATACGAATGAGGGACGGAACCACGATCAACTGCTGCGAAAACTGTCCAGCGGGTTGAATGCATTCCAGCAAGATCTCGAGGCTCACAACAAAGATAAAGAGGTGGTCGTAATGACCTTTTCTGAATTTGGCAGGCGTGTCGCTGAAAATGGCGGTCGTGGTACTGACCATGGCACTGCCGCACCAATGCTGGTGCTGGGCAGCAGCATCAAAGGTGGTATCATCGGCGATGCCCCAAGTTTAACCAGCCTGGAAGACGGTGATTTGAAGTACAAAATGGATTTCCGGAACGTCTACGCTACAGTGCTTGATCGCTGGCTGGGGGCGGACAGCAAACAGGTTCTGGGCGACAAGTTCGACCAGATTGAACTGTTCCAGAAGGCTTGA
- a CDS encoding DUF1800 domain-containing protein — MHSKTADGYWVEHLLRRAGFGSTSEELAYYKGLGFEASVEALTSPDKVKDDKLADILSKQDFDFTDLGDVKRWWIYRMAYTKRPLEEKMTLFWHGHFATSNAKVANPYLMYQQNELFRRNALGDYQQMLLDVSRDPAMIVWLDNQQNRKGKPNENYAREIMELFTMGIGNYTEMDIKEAARAFTGWAAPSGFYFNKKQHDAGEKTFLGQKGTFNGDDICTILANKDATARYISKKLISFLAYDDPDDDIVERISEVYLSSSRNIRAVVKAILLDKSFRTNKSYHCKIKSPVELVVGTVKALQVQKLDGDLSALMARMGQNLLEPPNVKGWDGGMAWIATDTMMERFNYAARISTQKFDTTDGYINPVKLAKNYNVSSASDMVDNLLVALVDGDVPHNTRKKLLAYVAGDASGKVGDGPPTGKALDVKMRGLIHLIMTLPSYQLA, encoded by the coding sequence ATGCACTCAAAAACTGCCGATGGCTATTGGGTAGAGCATTTGCTCAGGCGCGCCGGTTTCGGCTCTACATCAGAAGAGCTTGCCTACTATAAAGGGTTGGGTTTCGAAGCCTCCGTCGAAGCTCTGACCAGTCCGGATAAAGTCAAAGACGACAAACTCGCCGATATCTTGAGCAAGCAAGATTTCGACTTTACGGATCTGGGAGACGTTAAGCGCTGGTGGATTTATCGAATGGCGTACACAAAACGTCCGCTTGAAGAGAAGATGACTCTTTTCTGGCACGGTCATTTCGCTACTTCAAACGCCAAGGTCGCAAATCCGTACCTGATGTACCAGCAAAACGAGCTGTTTCGACGTAATGCACTCGGCGATTATCAACAAATGCTGCTTGATGTATCCAGAGATCCGGCCATGATCGTCTGGCTCGATAATCAGCAGAATCGTAAGGGGAAACCAAACGAAAATTACGCACGCGAAATCATGGAATTGTTTACCATGGGTATCGGCAACTACACAGAGATGGATATCAAAGAAGCGGCGCGTGCTTTCACGGGCTGGGCTGCTCCGTCGGGTTTCTATTTCAATAAGAAACAGCATGACGCCGGGGAGAAAACGTTTCTCGGGCAGAAGGGCACTTTCAATGGAGATGACATCTGCACGATTCTAGCCAACAAAGATGCCACGGCCAGATATATTTCGAAGAAACTGATTTCCTTTCTCGCCTACGACGATCCTGACGATGATATTGTCGAGCGAATTTCTGAGGTCTATTTGAGCAGTAGTCGCAATATTCGTGCCGTAGTGAAAGCAATTTTGCTCGATAAGTCATTCCGCACAAACAAGTCCTATCACTGCAAAATTAAAAGTCCCGTGGAATTGGTTGTCGGCACGGTTAAGGCGTTGCAAGTTCAGAAACTCGATGGTGACCTGTCGGCATTGATGGCACGCATGGGGCAGAATCTGTTAGAGCCTCCGAACGTCAAGGGCTGGGATGGCGGCATGGCATGGATTGCCACTGACACAATGATGGAGCGCTTCAACTATGCCGCGCGCATCAGCACGCAAAAGTTTGATACTACAGATGGTTATATAAATCCAGTCAAGCTGGCCAAAAACTACAATGTCAGTTCCGCATCTGACATGGTTGATAACTTGTTGGTGGCACTGGTCGACGGTGATGTTCCGCACAACACCCGCAAAAAGCTGCTTGCCTATGTTGCCGGCGATGCTAGCGGAAAGGTTGGCGATGGACCTCCGACAGGCAAGGCTCTAGATGTTAAAATGCGAGGATTGATTCATCTGATTATGACACTTCCGTCTTACCAACTGGCATAG
- a CDS encoding flavin reductase family protein, with product MFIDCKEKSTQEIYKILIGSVIPRPIAWVSTVGLNNVNNLAPFSFFNCLGVDPPMIGFSPAYKSIIKQADQVIREPKDTLRNILETKEFVVNIVSKDLSVQMNQSSAEYPPEISEFEKVGVTPAPAKMIKAPLVAEAPINFECKLIEHIQYGNNNLVLGEIVCMHLDDKVIDARGHIRSEVLQAVGRMAGSSYTTTTDGNFELKRPF from the coding sequence ATGTTCATCGACTGCAAAGAAAAGTCTACTCAAGAGATTTACAAGATTCTGATAGGTTCAGTGATTCCCAGACCAATTGCCTGGGTTTCGACTGTTGGTCTGAACAACGTTAATAACCTGGCGCCATTTTCATTCTTCAATTGCCTGGGCGTCGACCCGCCAATGATCGGCTTCTCGCCAGCATACAAGTCAATCATCAAGCAAGCCGACCAGGTTATTCGTGAGCCCAAAGACACACTGCGAAACATACTTGAGACGAAAGAATTCGTGGTCAACATCGTCAGCAAAGATTTAAGCGTGCAGATGAATCAAAGCAGCGCAGAATACCCGCCGGAAATTAGCGAGTTCGAAAAAGTGGGTGTTACGCCTGCCCCGGCAAAAATGATCAAAGCGCCTCTCGTGGCAGAAGCACCGATTAATTTTGAATGCAAACTGATTGAGCACATCCAGTACGGCAACAATAATCTGGTCCTTGGCGAAATTGTCTGCATGCATCTTGACGATAAAGTTATAGACGCTCGCGGACATATCCGAAGCGAAGTCTTGCAGGCAGTTGGTCGCATGGCGGGTAGTTCGTATACGACTACAACAGATGGCAACTTTGAACTAAAACGCCCTTTCTAG
- a CDS encoding tetratricopeptide repeat protein: MTMRGSAMTLELLRNGDLPGERLFNKPGNDESSALVNNLEFAKVVEGLSLQQTARLMCGVQNLSDSERSTKSMTASDHLNFSQSGIYLCAEQKGEKPKDPNEEKLSKSGYKAFLEGKYDDAERDYKSLLELNQKNYGKDSKEVAFAYELLGNTCEKARRYADAKDYYKQGADVSSKASGKDHYDTGLFLHSVAQMDQQLKNWKDAAASYKSAVDILAAEKNSPSSDNGRMNEATRALKGYAEVLNKLGDKKGADEQLKRAAEIEKNYLTQPNKGVIYY, translated from the coding sequence ATGACTATGCGAGGATCTGCCATGACGCTCGAACTGCTCCGCAACGGTGACTTGCCTGGAGAAAGGCTCTTCAACAAGCCAGGCAACGATGAATCGTCTGCCCTGGTCAATAACTTGGAATTCGCAAAGGTTGTCGAAGGACTCTCCTTGCAGCAGACTGCACGACTTATGTGCGGCGTCCAGAATCTTTCCGACTCTGAGCGTTCAACTAAGAGCATGACTGCGTCAGACCATCTGAACTTTTCGCAGAGCGGAATTTATCTCTGTGCGGAGCAGAAGGGCGAGAAACCCAAAGATCCAAATGAAGAAAAACTTTCCAAGTCTGGCTACAAGGCATTTCTTGAAGGCAAGTACGATGACGCCGAACGAGACTACAAATCGCTTTTAGAACTGAATCAGAAGAACTATGGCAAAGACAGTAAGGAGGTCGCTTTTGCCTACGAACTACTGGGAAACACATGCGAAAAAGCCAGGCGCTACGCTGATGCAAAAGATTATTACAAGCAGGGTGCTGATGTTAGCAGCAAAGCTTCGGGAAAAGATCACTATGATACCGGTCTGTTCTTGCACAGCGTTGCCCAAATGGACCAGCAGCTCAAGAATTGGAAAGATGCGGCAGCGTCATATAAAAGCGCAGTCGACATATTGGCTGCAGAGAAAAATTCGCCTTCTTCAGATAACGGCAGAATGAACGAAGCCACGAGAGCACTAAAAGGCTATGCGGAGGTTCTGAACAAATTAGGCGACAAGAAGGGCGCAGACGAACAATTGAAACGCGCGGCAGAAATCGAGAAAAATTATCTGACACAGCCAAACAAAGGAGTAATCTACTACTAA